In one window of Longimicrobiaceae bacterium DNA:
- a CDS encoding DUF4390 domain-containing protein → MIALHRAGRVLFGLALALLCLTSYAAAQATARLQIRQAPPEQGYVPVIDAVGLLRDPALRRALESGLPLRFRLRVELWENRFFDRLAGEQEVAFALTQDPLDRTYSLTAPNGERHFATLSQAEAAVGAQLRVNLRPPRRGRFYYLARLEVETLSLSDLEELRRWLQGDVGPAVEGRASPESAVESGLRRLLVRVIGLPTRRLEARSGTFTVR, encoded by the coding sequence TTGATCGCTCTCCACCGGGCCGGTAGGGTTCTCTTCGGCCTCGCGCTGGCCCTCCTCTGCCTCACCTCGTACGCCGCCGCGCAGGCCACCGCGCGGCTGCAGATCCGGCAGGCGCCGCCCGAGCAGGGTTACGTGCCCGTGATCGATGCGGTCGGGCTGCTGAGGGATCCCGCGCTCCGCCGCGCGCTCGAGTCCGGCCTCCCGCTACGTTTTCGCCTGCGAGTGGAGCTGTGGGAGAATCGCTTCTTCGATCGGCTAGCGGGGGAGCAGGAGGTTGCGTTCGCCCTGACCCAGGATCCCCTCGACCGAACCTACAGCCTCACCGCACCGAACGGTGAGCGTCATTTTGCCACCCTGAGTCAGGCGGAAGCCGCCGTAGGGGCACAACTTCGCGTCAATCTCCGACCCCCACGAAGGGGCCGATTCTACTACCTTGCGCGCCTGGAGGTGGAGACGTTGTCGCTCTCCGACCTCGAGGAGTTGCGACGGTGGCTGCAAGGCGACGTGGGTCCGGCGGTGGAGGGGCGCGCCTCGCCTGAGAGCGCGGTGGAGAGCGGCCTCCGTCGACTGCTGGTGCGCGTGATCGGGCTTCCCACCCGGCGCCTCGAGGCCCGTAGCGGCACCTTCACCGTGCGCTGA
- a CDS encoding metallophosphoesterase yields the protein MTEGPRRDGPGESGRPALPPERERRKRDRRRAVVRVAAVGDFHSSESTAGAYRDHFARVNAEADVLLLAGDLTNWGTPAEMRVTVAELADVDIPIVAVLGNHDHEAGETETVCEILRDRGIHVLDGDTYVLNDQVGIAGVKGYMGGFGRRALTAFGEALTKNFVASCLEEVQKLELALRRLSTPTRIALLHYAPVVDTVIGEPEQIYPFLGTDRLAEPLDRFEVSVAFHGHAHHGTFEGRTAGGVPVYNVSHHLIRREGRGDMYFVYEIPLGEGVGSQEPEARSQEEGVKR from the coding sequence ATGACGGAGGGTCCGCGCCGAGACGGCCCCGGCGAATCCGGCCGCCCCGCACTTCCTCCCGAGCGCGAGCGGCGCAAGCGGGATCGGCGTCGCGCTGTCGTGCGCGTGGCCGCCGTGGGCGACTTCCATTCCTCGGAGAGTACCGCTGGCGCCTATCGCGACCACTTCGCCCGCGTCAATGCCGAGGCCGACGTGCTCCTGCTGGCGGGGGACCTCACCAACTGGGGCACGCCGGCGGAGATGCGTGTGACCGTGGCAGAGCTCGCCGACGTGGACATCCCGATCGTTGCCGTCCTCGGCAACCACGATCACGAAGCCGGCGAGACCGAAACCGTCTGCGAGATCCTTCGAGACCGGGGCATCCACGTGCTCGACGGGGACACCTATGTACTGAACGATCAGGTCGGAATCGCGGGAGTGAAGGGATACATGGGAGGGTTCGGCCGTCGAGCGCTCACCGCGTTTGGCGAGGCTCTCACCAAGAACTTCGTAGCCTCGTGCCTCGAGGAGGTGCAGAAGCTCGAGCTGGCGCTGCGACGACTGTCCACGCCCACCCGCATTGCCCTGCTGCACTATGCGCCCGTGGTGGATACGGTGATCGGTGAGCCGGAGCAGATCTACCCCTTCCTCGGGACCGATCGCCTGGCGGAGCCGCTCGATCGCTTCGAGGTTTCGGTCGCCTTCCACGGCCATGCGCACCACGGCACCTTCGAGGGCCGCACGGCCGGCGGCGTCCCCGTCTACAACGTCTCCCACCACCTCATCCGCCGAGAGGGCCGGGGGGATATGTATTTCGTTTATGAGATTCCGCTGGGGGAGGGAGTGGGAAGCCAGGAGCCAGAAGCCAGAAGCCAGGAGGAGGGAGTTAAGCGCTAG
- a CDS encoding mechanosensitive ion channel domain-containing protein: MIQGTLPIPQPDSVALPLPQTLERWRDLYLHDLGEKLVAFVVMVVVVYAVTRLIRRLIRENIEDINRRHILQKWSSYAAAFLLVVCGVALFADSLQGLGTVLAVLLAGIAVALQDVLKSVVGWLYISGRSGIDVGSRIEVNGVLGDVVDIGVLKTTVLEVGTIVYGRQSSGRLVSIPNYRLLSDQVHFQGAENPWAWQEVRVTITFESDWRRAEELMREIGDEVHQELGPELEAGFRRLEQRYAFKYGTLTPIVYITISGTGIELTLRFLTAVRRHRGTVDLVSRRILAAFAAEPSVELAHPTYRVHRRGEPGGGLHDSQSSMAGAMEGGEHGLPPPDLLRGVGKADEEAS; encoded by the coding sequence ATGATCCAGGGGACCTTACCAATCCCGCAGCCCGACAGCGTGGCCCTCCCCCTCCCGCAGACCCTCGAGCGCTGGCGGGACCTATACCTGCACGATCTCGGCGAGAAGCTGGTGGCGTTCGTGGTGATGGTGGTCGTGGTTTACGCCGTGACCCGCCTGATCCGCCGCCTCATCCGCGAGAACATCGAGGACATCAACCGTCGGCACATCCTGCAGAAGTGGAGCAGCTACGCCGCTGCCTTCCTGCTCGTCGTCTGCGGCGTCGCCCTCTTTGCGGATTCACTGCAAGGCCTGGGGACGGTCCTCGCGGTGCTGCTGGCCGGAATTGCGGTCGCCTTGCAGGACGTGCTGAAGTCCGTGGTCGGCTGGCTGTACATCTCCGGTCGATCGGGGATCGACGTGGGCAGTCGCATCGAAGTAAACGGCGTGCTGGGCGATGTGGTCGACATCGGCGTGCTCAAGACCACCGTGCTGGAAGTGGGGACGATCGTCTACGGCCGCCAGTCGAGCGGCCGGCTGGTCTCCATCCCCAACTATCGTCTGCTCTCCGACCAGGTGCACTTCCAGGGTGCCGAGAATCCATGGGCGTGGCAGGAGGTGCGCGTGACCATCACCTTCGAGAGCGACTGGAGGCGCGCCGAGGAGCTGATGCGGGAGATCGGCGATGAGGTCCATCAGGAGCTCGGGCCGGAGCTGGAGGCTGGCTTTCGCCGGCTGGAGCAGCGTTACGCCTTCAAGTACGGTACCTTGACGCCGATCGTGTACATCACCATCTCCGGCACCGGTATCGAGCTGACGCTGCGCTTCCTGACTGCCGTGCGCCGACATCGCGGTACGGTCGACCTGGTCAGCCGTCGAATCCTCGCGGCCTTCGCGGCGGAGCCCTCGGTGGAGCTCGCCCATCCCACCTACCGGGTGCATCGCCGGGGCGAGCCGGGGGGCGGGCTGCACGACAGCCAATCCTCCATGGCGGGAGCGATGGAGGGGGGCGAGCACGGGCTCCCTCCGCCCGACCTGCTGCGCGGGGTGGGGAAGGCGGACGAGGAGGCGAGCTGA